In Lepeophtheirus salmonis unplaced genomic scaffold, UVic_Lsal_1.4 unplaced_contig_16743_pilon, whole genome shotgun sequence, the genomic stretch GAAGTTAGCCTTCTCGTCCAAACTAAGATTGTTTTGACAATCCTGAGGATTTAGTAGCAATTGAGTAAagacaaaattcaaaagaaatcaaaccTCAGCTTTTTCCTTAGATCTTTTAAAAATCTTtgccaaaaatcaaaaatatttctcataACCCTTCCGTCATCAGCGGTCGTTGAGAGGGTTTTC encodes the following:
- the LOC139907480 gene encoding uncharacterized protein, whose product is MKNIDHKFINIKENMKQTFSNIYCFCLTADCWSPTKRGYIGQLSKDKIQKKSNLSFFLRSFKNLCQKSKIFLITLPSSAVVERVF